One Cucurbita pepo subsp. pepo cultivar mu-cu-16 chromosome LG07, ASM280686v2, whole genome shotgun sequence genomic region harbors:
- the LOC111798474 gene encoding uncharacterized protein LOC111798474: MLQSVQQQTAKHIPRGLLSFLYPPHEWAPLPISHYIKLDANPIPSPPPPPPPQNIPTKMVGVFRRSLSFPNKPPAISRQTKPRISRHLRSLSLPCRSHPLISSLKDEIANLKSWSSTDHRDAVWLCRGLTTVKLVHDYLDDILQLPQSRESICRLSKWVENVLEDFLCFIDVYGIFQSLILGFREEHVAAHVAIRRKDKTKLDLYTKARKRMAKETTQLVSVVRGVKAAEGTAVSEEELEAAIKDVMEVTGMVSVAVFEGIGASLGSRRNRWTGKTKKVENGILEFMEVSQNGDVDELTVRIEKMRDLEEGIRCIESSTEKLFRRLIDTRVSILNAISH, encoded by the coding sequence ATGTTGCAGTCTGTACAGCAACAAACAGCTAAACACATTCCACGTGGCCTTCTGTCATTTCTCTACCCTCCACATGAATGGGCCCCACTCCCCATTTCCCACTATATAAAACTTGACGCCAATCCAATTCCctcaccgccaccgccaccgccgccgcaaAACATTCCAACCAAAATGGTGGGTGTTTTCCGGCGCTCTCTATCATTCCCAAACAAGCCGCCGGCCATTTCCCGTCAGACAAAGCCCCGAATTTCCCGGCACCTTAGATCCCTAAGTTTACCCTGCAGATCCCACCCGTTAATCTCATCTCTCAAGGACGAAATCGCCAATCTCAAATCCTGGTCGTCCACCGACCACCGCGACGCCGTCTGGCTCTGCCGTGGACTTACGACCGTGAAACTCGTACACGACTATCTCGACGACATCCTCCAACTCCCACAATCCCGGGAGTCGATATGTCGGCTATCGAAATGGGTGGAGAATGTTCTAGAAGACTTCCTCTGTTTCATCGACGTTTACGGAATCTTCCAGAGCCTCATCCTGGGGTTCAGAGAGGAGCACGTGGCAGCCCATGTGGCCATCAGGAGAAAAGACAAAACCAAATTGGATTTATACACAAAAGCCCGAAAACGTATGGCGAAAGAAACGACCCAATTGGTATCGGTGGTCCGGGGAGTGAAGGCGGCGGAGGGGACGGCGGTTTCCGAGGAGGAGCTGGAGGCGGCGATTAAGGATGTGATGGAAGTGACGGGGATGGTTTCGGTGGCGGTTTTTGAGGGAATTGGGGCGTCGTTGGGGTCACGGAGGAACCGGTGGACGGGGAAGACGAAGAAGGTTGAGAATGGGATATTGGAGTTTATGGAAGTGAGTCAAAATGGTGACGTGGATGAATTGACGGTGAGGATTGAAAAGATGAGGGATTTGGAGGAAGGGATTCGCTGCATTGAGAGTAGCACAGAGAAACTGTTTCGGAGGTTGATTGATACTAGAGTTTCTATACTAAATGCTATCTCGCATTAA
- the LOC111798473 gene encoding probable serine/threonine-protein kinase At4g35230 gives MGCCGSSLQRAQNHIPYAQNSFQSHPSNGPSDPAGGGIPAFSEFSFADLKAATNNFSSDYIVSESGEKAPNVVYKGRLQNQNNRRWIAVKKFTKLAWPDPKQFAEEASGVGKLRHKRLANLIGYCCEGDERLLVAEFMPNDTLAKHLFHWENQTIEWAMRLRVALYIAEALDYCSSLELPLYHDLNAYRVLFDENGDPRLSCFGLMKNSRDGKSYSTNLAYTPPEYLRNGRVTAESVIFSFGTVLLDLLSGKHIPPSHALDMIRGKNILLLMDSHLEGKFSTAEATVVFDLASQCLQYEPRDRPNTKGLVAALAPLQNKSDVPSYVMLGIPKHEEASPTPQHPLTPMGDACSRMDLTAIHQILVMTHYKDDEGSNELSFQEWTQQMRDMLEARKRGDLAFHDKDFKIAIDCYSQFIDVGTMVSPTVYARRSLCYLLSDQPDAALRDAMQAQCVYPDWSTSFYMQAVALAKLDMHKDAADMLNEAAALEEKRQKGGRGS, from the exons ATGGGTTGTTGTGGATCGTCCTTACAGAGAGCTCAAAATCATATCCCTTACGCACAAAACAGTTTCCAATCTCATCCTTCTAATGGCCCTTCCGATCCTGCCGGCGGCGGCATCCCTGCTTTCTCCGAGTTCTCCTTCGCCGACCTCAAGGCTGCTACCAATAACTTCAGCTCCGATTACATCGTCTCCGAGAGCGGCGAGAAAGCCCCTAATGTCGTTTACAAAGGTCGCCTTCAAAATCAGAACAACCGCCGTTGGATCGCGGTTAAGAAGTTCACTAAGTTGGCTTGGCCCGACCCCAAGCAGTTCGCT GAGGAAGCATCTGGGGTCGGTAAATTGAGGCATAAAAGATTGGCTAATCTTATTGGGTATTGCTGTGAAGGCGATGAGAGGCTTCTTGTTGCGGAGTTTATGCCCAATGACACCCTCGCCAAGCATCTCTTCCACT GGGAGAATCAAACCATAGAATGGGCTATGAGATTAAGAGTTGCTTTATATATTGCTGAGGCATTAGATTATTGTAGCTCTCTGGAACTTCCATTATACCACGACTTGAATGCATATAGAGTACTATTTGATGAG AATGGTGACCCTCGACTTTCTTGTTTTGGGTTGATGAAAAACAGCAGGGATGGTAAAAGTTATAGCACCAATCTTGCGTATACTCCACCTGAATATTTAAGAAATG GGAGAGTGACTGCAGAAAGTGTCATTTTTAGCTTTGGAACTGTCCTTTTGGATCTACTAAGTGGGAAGCACATCCCTCCTAGTCAT GCACTCGATATGATACGAGGCAAAAATATTCTTCTCTTAATGGATTCACATTTGGAGGGTAAGTTTTCAACTGCAGAGGCAACTGTGGTTTTTGATCTTGCTTCACAATGTTTACAATATGAGCCTCGAGATCGACCAAATACGAAGGGTCTTGTTGCAGCCCTTGCCCCGTTACAGAATAAGTCGGAT GTTCCATCTTATGTGATGCTAGGAATTCCAAAGCACGAGGAAGCTTCTCCAACTCCACAACATCCTCTCACTCCAATGGGCGATGCTTGTTCCAGAATGGATCTCACTGCTATCCATCAGATATTGGTAATGACACACTACAAAGATGATGAAGGATCAAATGAG TTGTCTTTCCAAGAATGGACTCAACAAATGAGAGACATGTTGGAGGCTAGGAAGCGAGGGGACTTGGCATTTCATgacaaagattttaaaatagcTATTGACTGTTATTCTCAG TTCATAGATGTTGGCACCATGGTTTCTCCCACTGTTTACGCACGAAGAAGTCTGTGTTATCTTCTTTCCGACCAACCAGATGCTGCTCTTCGAGATGCCATGCAAGCGCAATGTGTTTATCCCGATTGGTCCACGTCATTTTACATGCAGGCTGTTGCACTAGCCAAGCTAGATATGCACAAGGACGCAGCTGACATGTTGAACGAGGCTGCTGCATTGGAAGAGAAAAGGCAAAAAGGTGGACGGGGATCTTGA